A single region of the Glycine max cultivar Williams 82 chromosome 20, Glycine_max_v4.0, whole genome shotgun sequence genome encodes:
- the LOC100809854 gene encoding uncharacterized protein has protein sequence MDVWSWICELPNSVEWTESDSPPMKFELASEKKENSTRSIHLKAERTSGSDSEAAVTFTVCLQGFHPHNAHKPLWVSEKCHLSSEKPFLPLLLQLLQEIISHSPTAHDSTCPRSQLQKLNPEPIAWIMDSHTPESLSTFFNLVFTMRLFWLCACHAPPEAGSLYFHYLLAPSLQTASSKLASSVLRTFFITVGVDTELCFMRTLGYIITKLHMIKELSVGLGLKTIFPSPRFSYANETHGLWILKGYAPVMTMKLARSNNVKKSQFSGIDAKESILRYSLAHHQLEAHVQLEYTVGFFDAFIQVRARVDNIRLHVARLGFTQNDDVDDFVEEKHFPSRVRVWVGPEIGATYCAGLSLGRSTENKESEVETKRVVEGNLEKSQGSNVKALAKSSRRTRSRSWRMDQDAEGNAAIFDVVLHDNTTGQEMGSWRPISETGGDPGHGLRGRYARANRAFNKSGSVVIAGDEYGEEVGWRLCKEMEGSVMKWRIGGEFWVSYLPNQAKGSSFETRYMEWCDEVDLPLIHGKTT, from the coding sequence ATGGATGTTTGGTCATGGATATGTGAGCTCCCCAACTCGGTGGAGTGGACAGAGTCCGACTCGCCACCCATGAAGTTCGAACTCGCgagtgagaagaaggagaacTCAACTCGTTCCATTCACCTGAAAGCCGAGCGAACCTCCGGCTCAGACTCGGAAGCTGCGGTGACCTTCACCGTATGCTTGCAAGGCTTTCACCCACACAACGCCCACAAGCCTCTCTGGGTCTCCGAAAAGTGCCACCTGTCATCAGAAAAGCCCTTCCTCCCTCTCCTCCTGCAACTTCTCCAAGAAATCATATCCCACTCCCCCACGGCGCACGATAGCACCTGCCCCCGTTCCCAGCTCCAGAAACTGAATCCCGAGCCCATCGCATGGATCATGGACTCGCACACACCCGAATCCCTCTCCACCTTCTTCAACCTCGTCTTCACCATGCGCCTCTTCTGGCTCTGCGCCTGCCACGCGCCCCCCGAAGCCGGCTCCCTCTACTTCCACTACCTCCTCGCCCCCAGCCTCCAAACGGCGTCGTCCAAACTCGCCTCCTCCGTCCTCCGAACCTTCTTCATCACCGTGGGCGTCGACACCGAACTCTGCTTCATGCGCACCCTCGGTTACATCATTACAAAGCTTCACATGATCAAAGAACTCAGCGTTGGATTGGGCTTAAAAACGATTTTTCCTTCTCCCAGATTCTCTTACGCCAACGAGACTCACGGTCTTTGGATTCTCAAAGGTTACGCGCCAGTCATGACCATGAAACTGGCGCGAAGCAATAACGTTAAAAAAAGTCAATTCTCTGGCATCGATGCCAAGGAGTCAATTCTCCGTTACTCTCTGGCGCACCACCAACTCGAGGCACACGTGCAGCTAGAATACACCGTTGGGTTTTTCGATGCTTTCATTCAGGTTCGTGCACGTGTCGATAACATACGCCTCCACGTGGCGAGGTTGGGATTTACCCAAAACGACGACGTGGATGATTTCGTTGAGGAGAAGCACTTTCCGTCCCGGGTTCGGGTTTGGGTGGGCCCGGAGATCGGAGCGACTTATTGCGCTGGGCTGAGCTTGGGCCGGTCGACGGAGAACAAAGAGAGCGAAGTGGAAACTAAGAGGGTTGTGGAGGGCAATTTGGAGAAGTCGCAGGGTTCGAATGTGAAAGCGTTAGCCAAGTCGTCGAGGAGGACGCGGAGTAGGAGTTGGAGAATGGATCAAGACGCGGAAGGGAACGCGGCGATATTCGACGTCGTTTTGCATGATAACACTACGGGCCAGGAAATGGGCTCGTGGAGGCCCATAAGTGAAACGGGTGGTGACCCGGGTCATGGGCTGAGAGGGCGATATGCGAGGGCAAATAGAGCGTTTAATAAAAGCGGGTCGGTGGTTATTGCAGGGGATGAATATGGAGAGGAAGTGGGGTGGAGGCTTTGCAAAGAGATGGAAGGGAGTGTGATGAAGTGGAGAATAGGGGGAGAGTTTTGGGTTAGCTATTTGCCCAACCAAGCAAAGGGTTCTTCTTTTGAAACTAGGTACATGGAGTGGTGTGATGAAGTTGATTTGCCTCTTATTCATGGTAAAACAACCTAA